The following DNA comes from Musa acuminata AAA Group cultivar baxijiao chromosome BXJ1-4, Cavendish_Baxijiao_AAA, whole genome shotgun sequence.
aattaaatcgAACCAAATGTTGGTTGAATTGTATCAATaagataatatttatcaaatttaacCAACGtcatttataaaattttgatatcgaAAATGGATCAAATTAAATGTTTAGACCGATTTGATTAATCTGTTTGAGGTAGTAAGATAACACACTCGATCGGattgataatatttttgttaaaatCTATTTTGATTCGGTTCGAATTGATTAATCAGAATCAATTATTCGAAACAAAGAGGAGACCTTCTGAACTAAACCATTCATGATCTTGAAAATTGAATCACTGATAAACTGATTTTGCATTATTTTGATTCGAATTGAACACTCCTACGTTATGAATTAGGTGAAAGTGAATTGATTTAGATCCAAcaattgtttattaaaaaaaaaaatcaaaattcatCTATCCGATTTAGAGCATTAACCTTAACCGAGTAGAAAAGATGACGTGAAAGCCTTAAAACTCGAAATTTTGGGTTTACAACCCCTTTACGTGGTTGGCCTCTGGTTGGTAATGAAACTGATTGTCCGGTGCACCACATAAGAAAAAAAGTAAGCTAACAATGCTCCTATAACTAAAGAAGAGAATAAGAGGTTAAGTTGAGTTTCGTTGTTATTTCGTGGAAGATATGCATGCAGCGCATGCGAACGTGGAGTGACAGTAAGCAAACCAAATGAATAAAAAGACGAGGAGAGGGTGGTTTATAACCGAGACATGAATCTTAAACCTCACAGCTTCAAAGATCATTTTTAAATCATTTAATCCAAACAAAAACATCCTCCACCTTCACTTCTATGATCAATATATTATCTCGCCAGTTGCTCTTTCCGTGGATGTCTCTCCTCAGTTCTTCAAAGTAGAAGCCAGGTCCAGGCTATTGCTAACCAGTTTCGAAAGGTGGTCGTTGATATCGGCAACAGGTGACACCAAACCCGGCCAATCCTGGAACGCATCAGCGCAGTTGGCCTTGAGGCTCATCGCGGCGGAGAGGTTCACCATGAGGTCAGTGTGCGCTGCATCCTTGAGGTTCTTGGCTGACAACTGGAGACTGTCAGCTACGGAGCTGAAGGCATCACGGCAAACACACAGGGTGGACTTCATCAGCTTCTCGGTGCCAGGGGCTTTCATAAGCTTGGCGGAAATGGCTGCTGCCTCCTTGGCTTTGGACGTGGCCACGTCGATGGATGCGGCGGTCAGGGACCCGACCGACGCTGAGGGAGCGAGGGAATTGCAGAGATCGGGGTACGATGCTTTTTTGCATTCGGAGGTGGCGTCGAAGAGGGAGCGGTCATTGACGCGGCGGAGGACGCGAGCTTCTGTTATGGTGGCCCCGAGAAGGAGGAGCAGAGCGGCAGGCAGGATGAGTGGGAGAGAGGCGGTTTGGTGCTGTCGCCCCATGGTGGCTCTCTTGGAGGGTTTGGAAACTGAGGAGAGCCAAAGAGCAGTGGAAGAGAAGAGGGAGGCGGAGGTTGGACATAGATTTGCAAGTGTTTATATAGGTGTGCGGAGATGGATGTGGCCGAATGTACGTGAAGGAGAGAGGAGGGAAGAAGGATCCGTTCTCCTGGTTTATCTCCCAAACATACGTGGGTGTAGGGCTGACCATAAATGTCGCTGTGGGTCCGACTTGGTCAgagctaaaaaaaaaaatcataagtattttgTTTATCCTCCCTA
Coding sequences within:
- the LOC135672176 gene encoding pectinesterase inhibitor 12-like, with protein sequence MGRQHQTASLPLILPAALLLLLGATITEARVLRRVNDRSLFDATSECKKASYPDLCNSLAPSASVGSLTAASIDVATSKAKEAAAISAKLMKAPGTEKLMKSTLCVCRDAFSSVADSLQLSAKNLKDAAHTDLMVNLSAAMSLKANCADAFQDWPGLVSPVADINDHLSKLVSNSLDLASTLKN